In Gemmata obscuriglobus, a single genomic region encodes these proteins:
- a CDS encoding PIN/TRAM domain-containing protein: MLLLLLRIAYAVLVVGMAALSSAFLVEEKNIPGAIVAPLAVLTVSGVVLLTDVRERQKQITTISAVYFGLLLGLLLGYLFSIALVPVLASTFGEASPLILLGRVLLTVVCCYVTISTFLQTKDEFRFIIPYVEFSKQVKGGRPLVLDTSVIIDGRIADVCDTRLIDTRLIVPRFVLQELQAIADSSDKMKRNRGRRGLDVLKRLQGNQKVDLQMHDGNVPELRTGERIKVDERLVILAKSLNARVVTNDFNLNKVAQLQGVDVINLNEIANALKTVAIPGEYMQVRVVKAGDQIGQGVGYLDDGTMVVIEQGRALIGQEIAIVVTSVLNTAAGRMIFGRPDQRLSGSHTPYPGGAATPSGSNPGASNPGDSRIGPAPQEPPKGEQK, encoded by the coding sequence ATGTTGCTCCTGCTGCTTCGCATCGCGTATGCCGTCCTCGTTGTGGGGATGGCGGCCCTCTCGTCGGCTTTTCTCGTTGAGGAAAAGAACATTCCCGGCGCGATCGTCGCGCCGCTCGCGGTGCTCACGGTCAGTGGCGTCGTACTGCTCACCGACGTGCGGGAACGGCAGAAGCAGATTACCACCATTTCCGCGGTGTATTTCGGACTGCTCCTCGGGCTGCTGCTCGGATACCTGTTCTCCATCGCACTGGTCCCGGTGCTCGCGTCCACGTTCGGCGAGGCGTCGCCGCTGATCCTCCTCGGCCGCGTGCTGCTCACAGTGGTGTGTTGCTATGTGACGATTTCAACGTTTTTGCAGACCAAGGACGAGTTTCGGTTCATTATCCCTTATGTCGAATTTTCCAAACAGGTGAAGGGTGGGCGGCCGCTGGTGCTGGACACTAGCGTAATCATTGATGGGCGCATCGCCGACGTGTGCGATACTCGACTGATCGACACCCGGCTCATCGTGCCGCGGTTCGTGCTGCAGGAGCTGCAGGCCATTGCCGACAGTTCCGACAAGATGAAGCGTAACCGTGGGCGGCGCGGCTTGGACGTGTTGAAGCGACTGCAGGGCAACCAGAAGGTCGACCTGCAGATGCACGACGGCAACGTGCCGGAGCTGCGCACCGGCGAGCGGATCAAAGTGGACGAACGCTTGGTGATTCTGGCGAAGTCGCTCAACGCCCGCGTCGTCACCAACGACTTCAACCTTAACAAGGTGGCGCAGCTCCAGGGCGTGGATGTCATCAACCTGAACGAGATCGCCAACGCTCTAAAGACGGTCGCCATCCCGGGCGAGTACATGCAGGTGCGGGTGGTGAAGGCCGGGGACCAAATCGGCCAGGGAGTCGGGTATCTCGACGACGGCACGATGGTGGTGATCGAGCAGGGACGGGCGCTGATCGGCCAAGAGATCGCGATCGTGGTGACCAGCGTGCTGAACACCGCGGCGGGGCGGATGATCTTCGGTCGCCCGGATCAGCGGTTGAGCGGGTCGCACACACCGTACCCGGGTGGCGCCGCGACTCCGAGCGGGTCGAACCCGGGCGCGTCGAACCCGGGCGACTCCCGCATCGGCCCCGCGCCGCAAGAACCACCGAAGGGCGAGCAGAAATGA
- a CDS encoding cation diffusion facilitator family transporter, translating into MEPLARLRWPVALSIVAAAVTIGMKGSAYALTGSVGLLTDALESVVNLLAAVTAYFALWYASRPADPSHTYGHEKIEFFSSGLEGVLIVLAGVGAAVYGVQRLIFPEPLNALALGSTLALAASVVNFAVARVLLHYGRLHKSIVMEADGQHLMADVWTSAGVLVGLALVYLTGFTFFDSALAIVMGGHITWIGLGLIRRSFDGLMDHAIPEDERARVRELIRANLPEGATFHLLRTRLSGARRFIEFHLLVNGDLSVREGHHLATELEAALVGAIAELAITIHVEPVDEQASWEPEYLQRLGEEPAPPAQDP; encoded by the coding sequence ATGGAACCTCTTGCGCGGCTCCGCTGGCCGGTAGCCCTTTCGATCGTCGCGGCCGCCGTCACCATCGGCATGAAGGGGTCCGCCTATGCGCTGACCGGGTCTGTCGGGTTGCTCACCGACGCCCTCGAGTCGGTCGTAAACCTGCTGGCCGCGGTCACGGCGTACTTTGCTCTGTGGTACGCTTCTCGCCCCGCCGACCCGTCCCACACCTACGGGCACGAGAAGATCGAGTTCTTTTCCAGCGGGCTCGAAGGCGTGCTCATCGTCCTTGCGGGGGTAGGGGCAGCGGTGTACGGCGTTCAGCGGCTTATTTTCCCAGAACCGCTCAACGCACTGGCACTGGGAAGCACGTTGGCGCTCGCGGCCTCCGTTGTGAACTTCGCTGTCGCCCGGGTGCTCCTCCACTACGGCCGCCTTCACAAGTCGATCGTAATGGAGGCTGATGGGCAGCACCTGATGGCCGACGTGTGGACGTCCGCCGGCGTGCTGGTCGGCCTCGCGCTGGTGTACCTCACGGGGTTCACGTTCTTCGACTCGGCACTCGCGATTGTGATGGGCGGGCACATCACCTGGATCGGCTTGGGGCTGATCCGCCGATCGTTCGACGGGCTCATGGACCACGCGATCCCGGAGGACGAGCGGGCTCGGGTGCGCGAACTGATCCGCGCCAACCTGCCCGAAGGGGCGACGTTTCACCTCCTGCGCACGCGGCTGTCTGGCGCGCGGCGGTTCATCGAGTTCCACCTGCTCGTCAACGGCGACCTGTCGGTGCGCGAGGGGCACCACCTCGCGACCGAACTCGAAGCGGCGCTGGTGGGCGCGATCGCGGAACTCGCGATCACGATCCACGTTGAACCGGTGGACGAGCAGGCGTCGTGGGAGCCAGAGTACCTACAACGCCTGGGCGAGGAGCCGGCCCCGCCGGCACAGGACCCATGA
- a CDS encoding ISAs1 family transposase, with product MTLTLTSVFADLPDPRAETANKIHTLADILTIATCAVIAGAESWEDIAEYGRSKEPFFRQFLELKNGIASHDTFYRVFTTLDPDAFADRFARWVAAVGEATGLTRPDIDGPTHVAVDGKSARRSAKGTFTGCLHRVEAWAVESRLILG from the coding sequence ATGACCCTGACCCTGACGAGCGTGTTCGCGGACCTGCCGGACCCGCGGGCGGAGACGGCCAACAAGATCCACACGTTGGCCGACATCCTGACCATCGCCACCTGTGCCGTGATCGCCGGGGCCGAGAGCTGGGAGGACATCGCCGAGTACGGCCGTTCCAAGGAGCCCTTCTTCCGCCAGTTCCTGGAACTCAAGAACGGCATTGCGAGCCACGACACCTTCTACCGGGTGTTCACTACGCTCGACCCCGACGCGTTCGCCGATCGGTTCGCCCGGTGGGTGGCCGCGGTCGGCGAGGCAACCGGGTTGACCCGCCCCGACATCGACGGCCCGACCCACGTCGCGGTCGATGGGAAGAGCGCCCGCCGGTCCGCGAAGGGCACGTTCACCGGGTGCCTGCATCGGGTCGAGGCGTGGGCCGTCGAGAGCCGCCTGATCCTCGGCTAG
- a CDS encoding metal ABC transporter permease: MSPVVELSLVLAVVAAACALPGAFLVLRRSAMTSDAIGHVLLFGIVLAYFTVRDLGSPWLLFGAAAAGVLAVVLVEALEKSGRVKADAALGLVFAALFAAGVLMVSVSVKNVHLDVDQVLLGQPEAARDPRWNAFDFAISPVWILGAVLALNVLLATLFFKELKLTTFDPGLAASIGFRPVVIHYSLMVVVSVTAVAAFDAVGPVLVVGFFVVPAAAAFLLTDRLAVMLALAALFGVVAAFVGTAAADTLNTTTAGAVAVALGGLFAIVFLVAPRRGLVAQAVERVRQKRAFHELMLAVHLAQHEGTPEEIEESRAASLHTHLHWSPQQTAVVVARAARNGFVVCADGGLKLTESGRARAREVLGQGSRTMK; the protein is encoded by the coding sequence ATGAGCCCCGTCGTCGAGCTGAGTCTGGTGCTGGCCGTGGTCGCGGCGGCGTGCGCACTGCCGGGCGCGTTCCTGGTGCTGCGCCGCAGTGCCATGACCAGTGACGCCATCGGCCACGTCCTGCTGTTCGGCATCGTGCTCGCGTATTTCACGGTCCGCGACCTGGGCTCCCCGTGGCTGCTGTTCGGCGCAGCCGCCGCCGGGGTACTCGCGGTCGTGCTGGTGGAGGCACTTGAGAAGAGCGGGCGCGTGAAGGCCGATGCGGCCCTCGGGTTGGTGTTCGCGGCGCTGTTCGCCGCGGGCGTGCTGATGGTGAGCGTGAGTGTCAAGAACGTTCACCTTGATGTCGATCAGGTGCTGCTCGGCCAACCGGAAGCGGCCCGCGACCCGCGCTGGAATGCGTTCGACTTTGCGATCTCGCCCGTGTGGATTCTGGGAGCAGTGCTCGCACTGAATGTTCTGCTCGCAACACTGTTCTTCAAGGAACTGAAACTCACCACCTTCGACCCCGGTCTCGCGGCGTCAATCGGGTTTCGGCCGGTGGTGATTCACTACTCCTTGATGGTTGTGGTGTCGGTCACGGCGGTAGCCGCGTTCGACGCGGTCGGCCCGGTGTTGGTGGTGGGCTTCTTCGTTGTGCCGGCCGCCGCTGCGTTTCTACTGACAGACCGACTCGCGGTGATGTTAGCGCTCGCGGCGCTGTTCGGGGTGGTCGCGGCCTTCGTTGGTACGGCCGCGGCCGACACGCTCAACACAACCACGGCCGGAGCGGTCGCTGTGGCGCTGGGGGGCCTTTTCGCGATTGTTTTTCTGGTTGCGCCCCGGCGCGGGCTGGTCGCGCAAGCGGTGGAGCGGGTTCGACAGAAGCGAGCGTTTCACGAACTGATGCTGGCGGTTCACCTTGCCCAGCATGAGGGTACGCCAGAGGAAATTGAGGAGTCCCGCGCGGCGAGTCTGCACACGCACTTGCACTGGAGCCCACAGCAGACGGCAGTGGTGGTGGCGCGGGCGGCGCGGAACGGCTTTGTGGTGTGTGCCGACGGGGGACTGAAACTTACCGAAAGCGGTCGTGCCCGGGCGCGTGAGGTGCTTGGCCAGGGCTCACGCACTATGAAGTAG
- a CDS encoding deoxyguanosinetriphosphate triphosphohydrolase, translated as MSSPITTDDWLTFEDEWLAPYAMPSRASRGRRHPEDDHPFRSLYQRDRERIVHCTAFRRMTGKTQVLVASVNDHHRTRLTHTLEVTQLARTVARRLRLNEDLAEVIALAHDIGHPPFGHAGEDALDECLKSYGGFDHNLFGLRRVDELEERYPQFPGLNLSFEVREAFVQHCGRLDAPECAEFRDVGRPLLEAQIADVVDSIAYDTHDTDDALGLGFITLDELRRIEFWARATERVHSHTPGLSDAPLRIAVVRELLAWQVADLLEETANRLAAADVKCVDDVRAAREPLVGFTPEVRRLKAGLERFLRNRVYKHHRVLRMTANGKRILESLFAEYVRAPALLPEKHLRRWTGAEALIGPPPHGWVTTARTRLDCLERVVGDYLAGMTDRFAQLEYRRLFLPSIEL; from the coding sequence ATGTCTTCTCCGATCACCACCGACGACTGGCTCACGTTCGAGGACGAATGGCTCGCTCCCTACGCGATGCCCTCGCGGGCCAGCCGGGGCCGTCGGCACCCTGAGGACGATCACCCGTTCCGCTCGCTCTACCAGCGGGACCGGGAGCGTATTGTCCACTGTACCGCGTTCCGCCGGATGACCGGCAAGACGCAGGTACTCGTCGCGAGCGTCAACGACCACCACCGCACCCGGCTCACCCACACGCTGGAGGTGACCCAACTCGCCCGGACCGTCGCGCGGCGCCTTCGGCTGAACGAAGACCTCGCGGAAGTGATCGCGCTCGCCCACGACATCGGCCACCCCCCGTTCGGGCACGCGGGCGAGGACGCACTCGACGAGTGCCTCAAGTCGTATGGCGGCTTCGATCACAACCTGTTCGGGTTGCGCCGAGTTGATGAGCTGGAAGAGCGGTACCCGCAGTTCCCGGGGCTGAATCTGTCGTTCGAAGTGCGCGAGGCGTTCGTCCAGCACTGCGGGCGTCTCGACGCGCCGGAGTGCGCCGAGTTCCGGGACGTGGGGCGACCGCTCCTCGAAGCGCAGATCGCGGACGTGGTTGATTCCATAGCCTACGACACACACGACACCGACGACGCGCTCGGGCTCGGCTTCATCACGCTCGACGAGCTGCGCCGGATCGAGTTCTGGGCGCGGGCGACCGAGCGGGTCCACTCGCACACGCCCGGCCTCTCCGACGCCCCGCTTCGCATCGCGGTGGTGCGGGAGTTGCTGGCGTGGCAGGTCGCGGATCTGCTCGAAGAGACGGCGAACCGGCTGGCGGCCGCTGACGTAAAGTGCGTGGACGACGTTCGCGCCGCGCGGGAGCCGCTTGTCGGGTTTACCCCGGAAGTGCGCCGGCTCAAGGCGGGGTTGGAGCGGTTCTTGCGGAACCGCGTCTACAAGCACCACCGGGTGCTGCGGATGACCGCCAACGGGAAGCGGATTCTGGAATCGCTGTTCGCGGAGTACGTGCGGGCGCCGGCACTGCTGCCGGAGAAGCACCTGCGACGCTGGACCGGGGCCGAGGCGCTGATCGGCCCGCCCCCGCACGGATGGGTCACGACTGCCCGCACGCGGCTGGACTGCCTGGAGCGCGTGGTCGGCGATTACCTCGCCGGCATGACCGATCGGTTCGCCCAACTCGAATACCGGCGCCTGTTTTTGCCTTCCATCGAACTGTAA
- a CDS encoding transposase: protein MPDGSHEIVTFRDLLATRDRTGAVVTRDAAGCQTETLEVIRERGGEYVVCVKGNQPTLRNAIAGVFDRAGEAEFAGCDGHTSVTDAQGGTRSGT, encoded by the coding sequence GTGCCGGACGGGTCGCACGAGATCGTCACGTTCCGCGATCTGCTGGCTACCCGAGACCGGACGGGGGCGGTGGTGACGCGAGACGCCGCCGGGTGCCAGACCGAGACGCTGGAGGTGATCCGGGAGCGGGGCGGGGAGTACGTGGTGTGCGTCAAGGGGAACCAGCCGACCCTGCGGAACGCCATCGCCGGGGTGTTCGACCGGGCGGGCGAAGCGGAGTTCGCCGGGTGCGACGGGCACACGTCGGTGACCGACGCGCAGGGCGGCACGAGGAGCGGAACGTGA
- a CDS encoding Gfo/Idh/MocA family protein, producing the protein MNPLRVALIGCGKVAGIHAAALKTIPEAEFIAACDVSPDRAGAFAEKYGARPFSDLGAMLRDVRPDAVIIGTPHPLHAEAAIRAAEAGAHVLVEKPLAASLADCDAMLAAARKRGVTLGAISQRRFYEPVQRMKRAIDAGKIGAPALGVFVQYSWRDAAYYRSDPWRGKWDTEGGGVLVNQSPHQLDILLWLMGPAAEVTGYWANLNHPTVEVDDTAVASIRFRNGGVGTIITSLSQKPGIYTKVHIHGTSGASVGVETDRGATFIAGVSTIAEPPLTDLWTVPGEEGLLTAFQAEDRERFASVNATVHYHALQIRDFVLAVREGRPPLVTGEAGRAVVELFSAIYQSSRERRAVTLSPSAEVAQ; encoded by the coding sequence ATGAACCCTCTTCGAGTCGCCCTGATCGGTTGCGGAAAAGTTGCGGGCATCCACGCGGCAGCCCTCAAAACGATTCCCGAAGCGGAGTTCATCGCCGCCTGCGATGTGAGCCCGGACCGCGCCGGGGCGTTCGCCGAGAAGTACGGCGCTCGGCCGTTTTCCGACCTCGGCGCAATGCTCCGCGACGTTCGCCCGGACGCGGTCATCATCGGGACGCCGCACCCGCTGCACGCAGAGGCCGCGATTCGTGCCGCGGAAGCCGGCGCGCACGTATTGGTCGAGAAACCGCTCGCCGCGAGCCTCGCCGACTGCGACGCGATGCTGGCCGCGGCGCGTAAGAGAGGCGTGACACTTGGCGCCATCAGCCAGCGGCGGTTCTACGAACCCGTTCAGCGCATGAAGCGCGCGATCGACGCGGGTAAGATCGGCGCACCGGCGCTGGGCGTGTTCGTCCAATACAGTTGGCGCGACGCGGCGTACTACCGCTCTGACCCGTGGCGCGGCAAATGGGACACGGAAGGCGGTGGCGTTCTCGTCAACCAGTCGCCGCACCAACTCGACATCCTTTTGTGGCTGATGGGGCCGGCGGCGGAGGTGACGGGGTACTGGGCGAACCTGAACCACCCGACCGTAGAGGTGGACGATACCGCGGTCGCGTCGATCCGGTTTCGGAACGGCGGGGTGGGTACGATCATCACCAGTTTGTCGCAGAAGCCGGGTATTTACACGAAGGTTCACATTCACGGCACAAGTGGCGCGTCGGTGGGGGTGGAGACGGATCGCGGGGCGACGTTCATTGCCGGTGTGTCGACGATCGCCGAGCCGCCGCTGACTGATCTGTGGACCGTGCCGGGCGAGGAAGGCTTGCTGACGGCGTTTCAGGCGGAGGACCGCGAACGGTTTGCGAGTGTGAACGCAACGGTTCATTACCACGCGCTGCAGATTCGCGACTTCGTTCTGGCGGTGCGCGAGGGGCGACCGCCGCTCGTGACCGGCGAAGCCGGGCGGGCCGTGGTGGAACTGTTCAGCGCGATTTACCAGTCGAGCCGCGAGCGCCGGGCAGTCACGCTGTCTCCTTCGGCCGAGGTTGCGCAATGA
- a CDS encoding tetratricopeptide repeat protein, producing the protein MRATLLALVGAGVAAVGWAAADQPSKPLTEPGKASAPLPPGDGPSAAAGSDAQLVERHISARKEYENSLKALHEHYTKVGDKQRLMWAERELMSYHLMWKPSYNLEVKDVPPATLEARVNVREANELYKTAMEYKGRGIGDEYVLNMRRAELLLREVLDKYPNSDKIGDVAYQLGDIYESRAYKQYDRSAKYFERSFQWVRGSRTDARLRAALLYDRQLNERTKAVDLYRAVVEHDTNPDHIKQAEKRIGELTGRNK; encoded by the coding sequence ATGCGCGCGACCCTGCTGGCCCTAGTTGGTGCAGGCGTGGCGGCGGTCGGGTGGGCCGCCGCGGACCAGCCGAGCAAGCCGCTCACCGAACCCGGGAAAGCGAGCGCCCCGCTGCCGCCCGGCGACGGCCCGTCGGCGGCCGCGGGCAGCGACGCGCAACTGGTCGAACGCCACATTTCCGCCCGCAAAGAGTACGAGAACAGCCTAAAAGCGCTGCACGAGCACTACACCAAGGTTGGCGACAAGCAGCGGCTCATGTGGGCCGAGCGCGAGCTGATGTCCTACCACTTGATGTGGAAGCCGTCGTACAACCTCGAGGTCAAGGACGTCCCGCCCGCGACCCTGGAAGCCCGTGTCAACGTGCGTGAGGCGAACGAGCTTTACAAGACCGCGATGGAGTACAAGGGGCGGGGTATCGGCGATGAGTACGTGCTCAACATGCGCCGCGCAGAGCTGTTACTCCGCGAGGTACTCGACAAGTACCCGAACTCGGACAAGATCGGGGACGTGGCGTATCAGCTTGGGGACATTTACGAGAGCCGCGCTTACAAGCAGTACGACCGCTCCGCCAAATACTTCGAGCGCTCGTTCCAGTGGGTGCGGGGATCGCGCACCGATGCCCGGCTGCGTGCGGCACTGCTCTACGACCGGCAACTGAACGAGCGGACGAAGGCCGTGGACCTGTACCGCGCGGTTGTGGAGCACGACACAAACCCCGATCACATCAAGCAGGCCGAGAAGCGCATTGGTGAGCTGACGGGGCGGAACAAGTGA
- a CDS encoding metal ABC transporter permease: MTTAQLLDQLNTSALWVPAAGTAALGLTAGAVGSFAVLRRQSLQGDAVAHAALPGVAAAFLLGGRAPLALVAGGAAAGWLAMLIVAQITKRSRVPFDSALAGVLAVFFGLGLVLFTYIQRNVRGAALTPLERYLFGQAALVGVPDLWLIGGFGLGALALLALFWKQFKVVSFDPAFATGLGVPVRTVELLLTTLTVIAVVIGLKAVGVVLMTALLIAPCVAARQWSDNLGRVVVLAGLFGALAGAGGTVASHLLSYQFPKAGSVPTGPTIVLCATALVVVSLMFGTGRGWVWTFVRPDAPASGAV, translated from the coding sequence ATGACCACGGCCCAACTTCTCGACCAACTGAACACCTCGGCGCTGTGGGTGCCGGCCGCCGGCACCGCGGCGCTCGGCTTGACTGCCGGCGCCGTGGGGTCGTTCGCGGTGTTGCGCCGGCAGAGCCTTCAGGGCGACGCGGTGGCGCACGCGGCTCTCCCCGGGGTCGCGGCGGCGTTCCTGCTCGGCGGGCGGGCGCCGCTCGCGCTCGTCGCGGGCGGGGCCGCGGCGGGGTGGCTCGCGATGCTGATCGTCGCGCAGATCACGAAGCGCTCGCGGGTGCCGTTCGACTCGGCCCTGGCGGGCGTGCTCGCGGTGTTCTTCGGGCTCGGGCTGGTGCTGTTCACCTACATCCAGCGGAACGTGCGCGGCGCGGCGCTCACGCCGCTGGAGCGCTACCTGTTCGGTCAGGCGGCGCTGGTGGGCGTGCCGGACTTGTGGCTCATTGGAGGGTTCGGGCTGGGGGCTCTGGCGCTCCTGGCCCTGTTCTGGAAACAGTTCAAAGTGGTCAGCTTCGACCCCGCGTTCGCGACCGGTCTCGGTGTGCCGGTCCGGACGGTGGAACTGCTGCTCACCACACTCACGGTGATCGCGGTGGTGATCGGTCTGAAGGCGGTCGGCGTCGTACTCATGACCGCGCTGCTGATCGCGCCGTGTGTGGCCGCTCGGCAGTGGAGCGACAACCTGGGTCGGGTGGTGGTGCTCGCGGGCCTCTTCGGTGCGTTGGCCGGTGCGGGGGGAACGGTCGCCAGTCACCTTCTCAGTTACCAGTTTCCGAAAGCGGGCTCGGTGCCCACGGGGCCGACAATCGTTCTGTGCGCCACGGCCCTCGTTGTTGTGTCGCTGATGTTCGGAACGGGCCGCGGTTGGGTCTGGACGTTCGTCCGCCCCGACGCACCCGCTTCCGGCGCCGTTTAG
- a CDS encoding sugar phosphate isomerase/epimerase family protein, with protein sequence MPLRISAFPKCYLDAIAGTRTMTVFEWIEAARTLDCDGLEMYEGFFTSLEPGYLDSVGEAIARTGRTMPMLCCSPDFTNPDPDARKRAIEKEVEMVRVTRRLGGPRAVCRVLSGPRYPEVSRAQGLAWVIECINAVLPVARECDVILGLENHYKDGFWKYPEFAQKKDVFLELVNAIPDRTHFGVQYDPSNAIVAGDDPVELLKAVADRVVSMHASDRYLADGATLDDLRQTDGTIGYFDKLRHGVTGKGLNDFETIFRILAEHNYQGWVSIEDGMNGMDEMAESLAFLRRVTAQYFP encoded by the coding sequence ATGCCGCTTCGCATCTCCGCGTTCCCGAAGTGCTACCTGGATGCCATCGCTGGCACGCGCACGATGACCGTCTTCGAGTGGATCGAGGCGGCCCGCACACTCGACTGTGACGGCCTCGAAATGTACGAGGGCTTCTTCACCTCTCTTGAGCCCGGTTACCTGGATTCCGTCGGTGAGGCCATCGCCCGGACGGGGCGTACGATGCCGATGCTGTGCTGCTCCCCGGACTTCACCAACCCCGACCCGGATGCCCGCAAGCGTGCGATCGAGAAAGAGGTCGAGATGGTGCGGGTGACGCGCCGGCTCGGCGGTCCGCGGGCCGTGTGTCGGGTGCTGAGCGGCCCCCGCTATCCGGAGGTTTCACGCGCTCAAGGGCTCGCGTGGGTGATCGAGTGCATCAACGCGGTGCTGCCGGTTGCGCGCGAGTGCGACGTGATTCTGGGGTTGGAGAACCACTATAAGGACGGGTTCTGGAAGTACCCCGAGTTCGCGCAAAAGAAGGACGTGTTCCTTGAACTTGTCAACGCGATCCCGGACCGCACGCATTTCGGCGTGCAGTACGACCCGTCCAACGCGATCGTGGCCGGTGACGACCCCGTGGAACTCCTGAAGGCCGTTGCCGACCGCGTCGTCAGCATGCACGCGAGCGACCGTTACTTGGCGGACGGTGCCACGCTCGACGACCTGCGCCAGACAGACGGCACCATCGGTTACTTCGACAAGCTGCGCCACGGCGTGACAGGGAAGGGGCTGAACGACTTCGAAACCATCTTCCGCATCCTGGCGGAACACAACTATCAGGGGTGGGTTAGTATCGAGGACGGGATGAACGGGATGGACGAAATGGCCGAGTCGCTGGCGTTCTTGCGCCGGGTCACGGCGCAGTATTTCCCATAA
- a CDS encoding transposase, which produces MRPKRQSIRATPAHATRHLRPVLTDWLGRAVQLPKRRRTCTPEVVWRVVLFAAAFARSVAAACAAIADAPSGQAIWDCLYLTLPKRRRTLERRLRPALHAPLGKRKRAARVAIDYHRIGYFGTPNRDTTRSKGAGGTHTFHTYATACLVGGPDRYTLGLTAVGEKEPMTAVLTRLLDQVTAARVTVRVALLDKAFFSIAVMRLLQARGVPFVIPAVVRGRKPRPGVKGVGLRAVRRRGAGRYAYTHADRGTSVRVHVVIAHKSYRYRRTGGRRSKKLLYAAWRVSGSPVAIRDLYRTRFGIESSYRQLGQVRPRTSTTDGVVRLLWVAVGLILRNAWLWSRSARGLGWTLAAVCLILLADGLAPTDGENKSITTARSANKTKPPT; this is translated from the coding sequence ATGCGACCCAAACGTCAGTCTATCCGAGCCACCCCGGCCCACGCCACCCGGCACCTCCGTCCGGTCCTGACCGACTGGCTCGGCCGTGCGGTCCAACTGCCCAAGCGTCGCCGCACCTGTACACCCGAGGTGGTGTGGCGGGTGGTGCTGTTCGCCGCGGCGTTCGCCCGCTCGGTGGCCGCGGCCTGTGCCGCGATCGCCGACGCCCCGTCCGGGCAGGCCATCTGGGATTGCTTGTACCTCACGCTGCCCAAGCGGCGCCGCACCCTCGAGCGGCGGTTGCGGCCGGCCCTCCACGCCCCGCTCGGCAAGCGGAAGCGGGCGGCTCGGGTCGCGATCGACTACCACCGGATCGGGTACTTCGGGACGCCGAACCGGGACACCACCCGGTCCAAGGGGGCCGGCGGCACCCACACGTTCCACACGTACGCCACCGCGTGCCTCGTCGGGGGACCGGACCGGTACACGCTCGGGTTGACGGCCGTGGGCGAGAAGGAGCCGATGACCGCGGTGCTCACCCGGCTGTTGGATCAGGTGACGGCGGCACGGGTTACGGTCCGGGTCGCGCTGCTGGACAAGGCGTTCTTCTCGATCGCGGTGATGCGGTTGCTCCAGGCGCGGGGTGTGCCGTTCGTGATCCCGGCCGTGGTCCGGGGCCGCAAGCCCCGGCCCGGGGTGAAGGGGGTCGGGTTGCGGGCCGTGCGGCGGCGGGGCGCGGGTCGATATGCGTACACCCACGCGGATCGGGGCACCTCGGTGCGGGTGCACGTGGTGATCGCTCACAAGAGCTACCGGTACCGGCGGACCGGGGGCCGGCGGAGCAAGAAGTTACTGTACGCGGCGTGGCGGGTGAGCGGGAGCCCGGTGGCGATTCGGGACCTGTACCGGACCCGATTCGGGATCGAGAGCAGCTACCGCCAGTTGGGGCAGGTTCGGCCCCGGACCTCGACCACCGATGGGGTCGTGCGACTCCTGTGGGTCGCCGTCGGGCTGATCCTGCGTAACGCCTGGTTGTGGTCCCGCTCAGCCCGCGGCCTCGGGTGGACACTGGCGGCGGTATGCCTGATACTGTTGGCCGATGGGCTGGCACCTACAGATGGCGAAAATAAGTCCAT